A region from the Mustela erminea isolate mMusErm1 chromosome 2, mMusErm1.Pri, whole genome shotgun sequence genome encodes:
- the ANKRD50 gene encoding ankyrin repeat domain-containing protein 50 isoform X2 gives MKPPQQSLYLLVDSVDEGCNITEGEQTSTSLSGTVAELLAGHHEFFPPWLLLLCSARKQSKAVTKMFTGFRKISLDDLRKAYIVKDVQQYILHRLDQEEALRQHLTKETAEMLNQLHIKSSGCFLYLERVLDGVVENFIMLREIRDIPGTLNGLYLWLCQRLFVRKQFAKVQPILNVILAACRPLTITELYHAVWTKNMSLTLEDFQRKLDVLSKLLVDGLGNTKILFHYSFAEWLLDVKHCTQKYLCNAAEGHRMLAMSYTCQAKNLTPLEAQEFALHLINSNLQLETAELALWMIWNGTPVRDSLSTLIPKEQEVLQLLVKAGAHVNSEDDRTSCIVRQALEREDSIRTLLDNGASVNQCDSNGRTLLANAAYSGNLDVVNLLVSRGADLEIEDAHGHTPLTLAARQGHTKVVNCLIGCGANINHTDQDGWTALRSAAWGGHTEVVSALLYAGVKVDCADADSRTALRAAAWGGHEDIVLNLLQHGAEVNKADNEGRTALIAAAYMGHREIVEHLLDHGAEVNHEDVDGRTALSVAALCVPASKGHASVVSLLIDRGAEVDHCDKDGMTPLLVAAYEGHVDVVDLLLEGGADVDHTDNNGRTPLLAAASMGHASVVNTLLFWGAAVDSIDSEGRTVLSIASAQGNVEVVRTLLDRGLDENHRDDAGWTPLHMAAFEGHRLICEALIEQGARTNEIDNDGRIPFILASQEGHYDCVQILLENKSNIDQRGYDGRNALRVAALEGHRDIVELLFSHGADVNYKDADGRPTLYILALENQLTMAEYFLENGANVEASDAEGRTALHVSCWQGHLEMVQVLITYHADVNAADNEKRSALQSAAWQGHVKVVQLLIEHGAIVDHTCNQGATALCIAAQEGHIDVVQVLLEHGADPNHADQFGRTAMRVAAKNGHSQIIKLLEKYGASSLNGCSPSPVHTMEQKPLQSVSSKMQSLTIKSNSSGSTGGGDMQPSLRGLPNGPAHAFSSPSESPDSTVDRQKSSLSNNSLKSSKNSSLRTTSSTATAQTVPIDSFHNLSFTEQIQQHSLPRSRSRQSIVSPSSTTQSLGQSHNSPSSEFEWSQVKPSLKSTKTNKGGKSENSSKSGAAGKKAKQNNSSQPKVLEYEMTQFDKRGPTAKSGTSVPPKQMPAESQCKIMVPSTQQEIGRSQQQFLIHQQSGEQKKRNGIMTNPNYHLQSNQVFLGRVSVPRTIQDRGHQEVLEGYPSSETELSLKQALKLQIEGSDPSFNYKKETPL, from the exons ATGAAGCCTCCCCAGCAAAGCCTCTATCTACTTGTTGATTCTGTTGATGAAGGATGTAATATCACTGAAGGTGAACAAACGTCTACCAGCTTATCTGGAACTGTTGCAGAGCTTCTGGCTGGTCACCATGAGTTCTTTCCACCATGGCTATTGCTTCTGTGTTCTGCCCGAAAACAGAGTAAGGCTGTTACTAAAATGTTTACCG GTTTTCGAAAAATAAGCTTAGATGACCTTCGGAAGGCATACATTGTTAAGGATGTTCAGCAGTACATCCTTCATCGTTTAGATCAAGAAGAAGCTTTGCGACAACACCTCACAAAAGAAACTGCAGAGATGTTAAATCAACTGCACATTAAAAGCAGCGGATGCTTTCTTTATCTAGAGCGAGTTCTAGATGGAGTTGTcgaaaattttattatgttaagagAGATTCGTGACATCCCAGGAACTCTAAATGGTCTCTATCTCTGGCTGTGTCAGAGACTTTTTGTAAGGAAACAGTTTGCAAAAGTTCAGCCCATTTTGAATGTGATTCTTGCAGCCTGCCGGCCTTTGACCATAACAGAATTATATCATGCAGTATGGACTAAAAATATGTCATTAACCTTGGAAGATTTTCAACGTAAGTTAGATGTCCTCTCCAAACTTCTTGTTGATGGACtaggaaatactaaaatactgTTCCATTATAGTTTTGCAGAGTGGCTTCTGGATGTGAAACACTGCACTCAGAAGTATTTATGTAATGCGGCAGAAGGACACAGAATGTTGGCTATGAGTTATACCTGTCAAGCCAAGAATTTAACACCATTGGAAGCACAAGAATTTGCATTGCATTTAATTAATTCAAACTTACAATTAGAGACAGCTGAGTTAGCTCTCTGGATGATATGGAATGGTACACCTGTCAGAGATTCCCTGTCTACTTTAATACCCAAGGAACAAGAAGTTCTACAGCTGTTGGTTAAAGCTGGTGCTCACGTTAACAGTGAAGATGATCGCACGTCGTGCATAGTCCGACAAGCCTTGGAAAGAGAGGATTCCATTCGGACATTATTAGATAATGGAGCTTCAGTAAATCAGTGTGACTCAAATGGAAGAACATTATTGGCTAATGCTGCATACAGTGGCAATCTTGATGTAGTGAATTTACTTGTCTCCAGAGGAGCAGATTTAGAGATTGAAGATGCCCATGGACATACACCACTTACCCTAGCTGCTAGACAAGGACATACCAAGGTGGTTAATTGTTtgattgggtgtggtgcaaatatTAATCATACTGATCAAGATGGTTGGACAGCATTAAGATCTGCTGCTTGGGGTGGCCATACCGAGGTAGTTTCCGCACTACTTTATGCAGGTGTAAAAGTGGATTGTGCAGATGCTGATAGCCGAACAGCTTTGAGAGCAGCAGCTTGGGGAGGACATGAGGATATTGTACTGAATTTGCTACAACATGGTGCTGAAGTCAACAAAGCTGATAATGAAGGTCGAACTGCACTGATAGCAGCAGCATACATGGGCCATAGAGAAATTGTGGAACACCTCCTGGACCACGGAGCAGAAGTGAATCATGAGGATGTTGATGGCAGGACTGCGCTCTCTGTAGCTGCTCTTTGTGTGCCTGCAAGTAAAGGACATGCATCAGTTGTTAGTCTTTTAATTGATCGTGGTGCTGAAGTAGATCATTGTGATAAAGATGGCATGACTCCACTGCTGGTCGCTGCCTATGAAGGACACGTCGATGTGGTTGACTTGCTTCTAGAAGGGGGAGCAGATGTAGACCACACAGATAACAATGGTCGTACACCCCTCTTAGCAGCAGCTTCTATGGGCCATGCCTCCGTTGTAAACACGCTTTTGTTTTGGGGTGCAGCTGTGGATAGCATCGATAGTGAAGGTAGAACAGTCCTCAGCATAGCTTCAGCCCAAGGAAATGTTGAGGTAGTACGTACTCTACTGGACAGAGGGTTAGATGAAAATCACAGAGATGATGCCGGATGGACACCTTTGCATATGGCAGCTTTTGAAGGTCACAGGTTAATATGTGAAGCACTTATTGAACAAGGTGCTAGAACAAACGAGATTGATAATGATGGACGAATACCTTTCATATTAGCTTCGCAAGAGGGTCATTATGATTGTGTTCAAATACTATTGGAAAATAAATCCAACATTGATCAGAGAGGTTATGATGGAAGAAATGCACTGCGGGTTGCTGCATTAGAAGGGCATAGAGACATTGTTGAATTGCTTTTTAGCCATGGAGCTGACGTTAATTACAAAGATGCTGATGGGAGGCCTACGCTTTATATTTTGGCCTTAGAAAACCAACTTACAATGGCTGAGTATTTTCTAGAAAATGGTGCAAATGTAGAAGCAAGTGATGCTGAAGGAAGGACAGCACTTCACGTTTCCTGCTGGCAAGGCCATTTGGAAATGGTACAGGTTCTGATAACCTACCATGCTGACGTCAATGCCGCAGATAACGAAAAGCGGTCTGCTTTGCAGTCTGCAGCGTGGCAGGGCCATGTAAAAGTGGTTCAGCTTCTGATCGAGCATGGTGCCATAGTTGACCATACATGTAATCAGGGTGCAACTGCTCTCTGTATTGCAGCCCAGGAAGGGCATATTGATGTTGTGCAGGTTTTATTAGAGCACGGTGCTGATCCAAACCACGCGGATCAATTTGGACGCACTGCTATGCGTGTTGCTGCCAAAAATGGacattctcaaataattaaattattagaaaaatatggtGCATCTAGTTTGAACGGCTGTTCCCCATCTCCTGTGCATACAATGGAGCAAAAACCTCTGCAGTCGGTGTCTTCAAAAATGCAATCATTAACAATTAAATCAAATAGCTCTGGCAGTACTGGTGGAGGGGACATGCAGCCTTCATTGCGTGGTTTACCTAATGGGCCAGCTCATGCATTCAGTTCTCCTTCAGAATCTCCAGATTCTACAGTCGATCGTCAGAAGTCGTCGTTGTCAAACAATTCCCTGAAAAGCTCAAAAAATTCATCTTTGAGAACTACATCATCTACGGCAACGGCTCAAACAGTGCCAATTGATAGCTTTCATAACCTGTCCTTTACAGAACAAATTCAGCAACATTCGTTGCCACGCAGTAGAAGTCGACAGTCAATTGTTTCCCCGTCTTCCACAACGCAGTCCTTGGGACAGAGCCATAATTCACCAAGTAGTGAATTTGAGTGGAGTCAGGTAAAGCCCAGTTTGAAGTCgactaaaacaaacaaaggggggaaatcagaaaATTCCAGCAAATCTGGGGCAGCTGGgaaaaaagctaaacaaaataaTTCTTCACAGCCAAAGGTTTTAGAATATGAGATGACTCAGTTCGATAAAAGAGGGCCTACCGCCAAATCGGGGACAAGTGTGCCACCTAAGCAAATGCCCGCAGAATCGCAGTGCAAAATTATGGTACCTTCGACTCAGCAAGAAATTGGTCGATCTCAACAGCAATTTCTTATTCATCAACAAAGTGgagagcagaaaaagagaaatgggatAATGACCAATCCGAATTACCATCTTCAGAGCAACCAGGTTTTTCTTGGTAGGGTGTCAGTCCCGCGGACAATACAAGATAGGGGGCATCAGGAAGTGTTAGAAGGGTATCCTTCCTCCGAGACGGAATTAAGCCTTAAACAAGCCCTGAAGCTTCAGATTGAGGGTTCTGACCCTAGCTTCAACTATAAAAAGGAAACGCCGTTATAA